The Aliiroseovarius sediminilitoris region CGATCGTCGCCTTCAAGGACGACGAACGCCTTGTTGGTCAGTCGGCAAAACGTCAGGCTGTCACCAACCCCGACAACACCGTCTTTGCAGTGAAGCGCCTGATCGGTCGCAACATGCAAGACCCGGCTGTCGAGAAAGACAAGAAGCTTGTCCCTTACGCCATCGTAGATGGTGGCAATGGTGACGCATGGGTTGAAGCTGCCGGGCAGAAATATTCGCCCTCGCAAATCTCGGCCTTCATTCTGGGCAAGATGAAAGAGACGGCAGAAAGCTATTTGGGTGAGGAAGTCACTCAGGCCGTGATCACCGTGCCCGCCTATTTCAATGACGCCCAGCGTCAGGCCACCAAAGACGCCGGCAAGATCGCTGGCCTTGAAGTGTTGCGCATCATCAACGAACCGACGGCTGCTGCACTGGCCTATGGCCTGGACAAGTCGGAAACCCACACCATCGCGGTTTATGACCTTGGCGGCGGCACGTTCGACGTGACCATTCTGGAAATCGACGACGGCCTCTTTGAAGTGAAATCCACCAACGGCGACACGTTCCTTGGCGGTGAAGACTTCGACATGCGCATCGTTCAGTATCTGGTCGATGAGTTCAAAAAGGAAAACCAGGTCGATCTGTCGAAAGACAAGATGGCCTTGCAACGCCTGAAAGAAGCCGCCGAAAAAGCCAAGATCGAGCTGTCCAGCTCGTCGCAGACCGAGATCAACCAGCCCTTCATCTCGATGGGGTCGGATGGCTCGCCCTTGCACATGGTCATGAAGCTGACCCGCGCCAAGCTGGAAAGCCTTGTGTCGGACCTGATCAAACGCTCGATGAAGCCCTGCCAGGCTGCGCTGAAAGACGCTGGTCTGTCGAAAGACGACATCGACGAGGTGGTTCTGGTCGGTGGTATGACCCGTATGCCGAAGGTCATCGAAGAAGTGTCGAAATTCTTCGGCAAGGAACCCCACAAAGGTGTGAACCCGGACGAGGTTGTGGCCATGGGTGCCGCCATTCAGGCCGGTGTTCTGCAAGGCGACGTGAAAGACGTTGTGCTTCTGGACGTGACCCCGCTGTCGCTGGGCATCGAAACGCTGGGTGGTGTGTTCACACGCCTGATCGACCGCAACACGACGATCCCGACCAAGAAGTCGCAGATCTTCTCGACCGCGGAAGACAACCAGAACGCCGTGACGCTGCGCGTGTTCCAGGGTGAGCGTGAAATGGCCGCCGATAACAAGATCCTTGGCCAGTTCAATCTGGAAGACATCCCGCCCGCACCGCGTGGCATGCCGCAGATCGAAGTGACCTTCGACATCGACGCCAACGGCATCGTGGAAGTGGGCGCCAAGGACAAAGGCACGGGCAAAGAGCAGAAGATCACCATTCAAGCCTCGGGCGGTCTGTCGGATGACGACATCGAAGCCATGGTGAAAGACGCCGAAGCCAATGCCGAGGCCGATAAGGAGCGCAAAGAGCTTGTCGAAGCCAAGAACCAGGCCGAAAGCCTGATCCATTCGACCGAAAAGGCGATGGAAGAGCATAACGACAAGGTCGACCCGACCACGATCGAAGCGATCGAGCTGGCCATTGCCGCGCTGAAGGATGTGATGGAAGAAGACAATGCCGACAAGATCAAGTCGGGCATCCAGAACGTCACCGAAGCGGCCATGAAGCTGGGTGAAGCGATCTATAAGTCGCAACAAGAAGAAGCGGCTGGCGAAGAGCCCGAAGACGCCGATGGCCCTTCGGCGGTGGATGACGACATTGTCGACGCCGACTTCGAAGACCTTGACGACGAAAACAAGCGTTAAGTCTGAATAGGTAACGGGCGGGGCTGCCCTTGCAGCCCTGCCCCCTCCCAAAGGGAGATTTCCATGTCAAAGCGTGATTATTACGAAGTTCTCGGAGTGTCGAAGGGCGCGTCTGCGGAGGAGCTGAAAAAGGCTTACCGCAAGAAGGCAAA contains the following coding sequences:
- the dnaK gene encoding molecular chaperone DnaK — encoded protein: MAKVIGIDLGTTNSCVAIMDGSQPRVIENAEGARTTPSIVAFKDDERLVGQSAKRQAVTNPDNTVFAVKRLIGRNMQDPAVEKDKKLVPYAIVDGGNGDAWVEAAGQKYSPSQISAFILGKMKETAESYLGEEVTQAVITVPAYFNDAQRQATKDAGKIAGLEVLRIINEPTAAALAYGLDKSETHTIAVYDLGGGTFDVTILEIDDGLFEVKSTNGDTFLGGEDFDMRIVQYLVDEFKKENQVDLSKDKMALQRLKEAAEKAKIELSSSSQTEINQPFISMGSDGSPLHMVMKLTRAKLESLVSDLIKRSMKPCQAALKDAGLSKDDIDEVVLVGGMTRMPKVIEEVSKFFGKEPHKGVNPDEVVAMGAAIQAGVLQGDVKDVVLLDVTPLSLGIETLGGVFTRLIDRNTTIPTKKSQIFSTAEDNQNAVTLRVFQGEREMAADNKILGQFNLEDIPPAPRGMPQIEVTFDIDANGIVEVGAKDKGTGKEQKITIQASGGLSDDDIEAMVKDAEANAEADKERKELVEAKNQAESLIHSTEKAMEEHNDKVDPTTIEAIELAIAALKDVMEEDNADKIKSGIQNVTEAAMKLGEAIYKSQQEEAAGEEPEDADGPSAVDDDIVDADFEDLDDENKR